In Carya illinoinensis cultivar Pawnee chromosome 9, C.illinoinensisPawnee_v1, whole genome shotgun sequence, the following are encoded in one genomic region:
- the LOC122275837 gene encoding probable glutathione S-transferase: MAEKVVLLDFWASMFGMRVRVALAEKGIKYEYREEDLKNKSDLLLQMNPIHKKIPVLIHNGKPICESLIIVQYIDEVWNDKSPLLPSDPYKRAQARFWADFVDKKVVDAWIKLRSTKGEEHEAAKKQFLEILKTLEEELGEKPYFGGETFGFVDVAFVTFYSWFYTFETFGEFSTEAEHPKIIAWAKRCMQKESVAKTLPDQQKVYEYVLGVTKRSLGE; the protein is encoded by the exons ATGGCAGAGAAGGTGGTTCTGCTCGATTTTTGGGCTAGCATGTTTGGGATGAGGGTCAGGGTTGCCCTTGCTGAGAAGGGGATCAAGTATGAGTACAGGGAGGAAgacttgaagaacaagagcgatCTACTTCTCCAGATGAATCCGATTCACAAGAAAATCCCAGTTCTCATCCACAATGGGAAACCGATATGCGAGTCCTTAATCATTGTTCAATATATCGACGAGGTCTGGAACGATAAGTCTCCATTGTTGCCCTCCGATCCTTACAAGAGAGCTCAAGCTAGGTTCTGGGCTGATTTTGTTGATAAGAAG GTGGTTGATGCTTGGATTAAACTACGGAGCACAAAAGGAGAAGAGCACGAGGCGGCAAAGAAGCAGTTCCTTGAAATCTTGAAGACATTGGAGGAAGAGCTTGGTGAGAAGCCTTACTTTGGGGGTGAAACATTTGGATTTGTGGATGTTGCTTTTGTCACTTTCTACAGCTGGTTCTATACATTTGAGACATTTGGAGAATTCAGCACGGAGGCAGAGCACCCCAAGATTATCGCATGGGCCAAGAGGTGCATGCAAAAGGAGAGTGTCGCCAAGACTCTTCCCGACCAGCAGAAGGTCTATGAATACGTCCTGGGTGTGACGAAGAGATCTTTAGGAGAGTAA
- the LOC122275836 gene encoding probable glutathione S-transferase: MAEEVVLLDVWASMFGMRVRIALAEKGIKYEYREEDLRNKSDLLLQMNPVHKKIPVLIHNGKPICESLIIVQYIDEVWNDKSPLLPSDPYKRAQARFWADFIDMKVYDTGRKLWSTKGEEHEAAKKQFLEILKTLEEELGEKPYFGSETFGFVDVAFVTFYSWFYALETFGEFSMEAEHPKIIAWAKRCMQKESVAKTLPDQQKIYEFVLGMRKRLLGE; the protein is encoded by the exons ATGGCAGAGGAGGTGGTTCTGCTCGATGTTTGGGCTAGCATGTTTGGGATGAGGGTCAGGATTGCCCTTGCTGAGAAGGGGATCAAGTATGAGTACAGGGAGGAAGACTTGAGGAACAAGAGCGATCTGCTTCTCCAGATGAATCCGGTTCATAAGAAAATCCCAGTTCTCATCCACAATGGGAAACCGATATGCGAGTCCTTAATCATTGTTCAATATATCGACGAGGTCTGGAACGATAAGTCTCCATTGTTGCCCTCTGATCCTTACAAGAGAGCTCAAGCTAGGTTCTGGGCtgattttattgatatgaag GTGTATGATACTGGGAGGAAACTATGGAGCACAAAAGGAGAAGAGCACGAGGCAGCAAAGAAGCAGTTCCTTGAAATCTTGAAGACATTGGAGGAAGAGCTTGGTGAGAAGCCTTACTTTGGGAGTGAAACATTTGGGTTTGTGGATGTTGCTTTTGTCACTTTCTACAGCTGGTTCTATGCACTCGAGACATTTGGAGAATTCAGCATGGAGGCAGAGCACCCCAAGATTATTGCATGGGCCAAGAGGTGCATGCAAAAGGAGAGTGTCGCCAAGACTCTTCCTGACCAGCAGAAGATCTACGAATTTGTCCTGGGCATGAGGAAGAGGCTTTTAGGAGAGTAA
- the LOC122275831 gene encoding epoxide hydrolase A-like isoform X1: MDQIHHKFVDVRGLKLHYADIGSGPSTVVFLHGFPEIWYTRRHQMVAVANAGFRAIAPDYRGYGLSDTPAEPEKASFADLKADLLAILDALELDKVFLIGKDFGARPTYLFAIFHPERVLGVVSIGVPYKPPGPSTYHKYLPEGFYISRWREPGRAEADFGRFDAKTVVRNIYIFFSRGEIPIAAENQEIMDLVDPSTPLPPWFTEEDLAAYGALYEKSGFRNTLQVPYRSLGEDFEIPDPTLEVPVLLIIGVKDYFLKFPGIGDYMKSEKVKEFVPDLEITYLLEGTHFVHEQSPDEVKQLILSFLGKHV; the protein is encoded by the exons ATGGACCAAATCCACCACAAGTTCGTGGACGTACGAGGACTCAAGCTCCACTACGCAGACATTGGATCCG GTCCTAGCACCGTTGTGTTCCTGCACGGATTTCCGGAGATATGGTACACGAGGCGCCACCAGATGGTCGCCGTAGCCAACGCCGGCTTCCGGGCGATCGCTCCCGATTACAGAGGTTACGGACTCTCCGACACGCCTGCCGAACCCGAAAAGGCTTCCTTTGCTGACCTTAAGGCTGATTTGCTTGCCATTCTTGATGCCCTCGAACTTGACAAG GTTTTTCTTATCGGAAAGGATTTTGGAGCTCGGCCTACCTACTTGTTTGCCATTTTCCACCCGGAGAGGGTCTTGGGAGTTGTAAGCATTGGAGTGCCATATAAACCCCCAGGCCCCTCTACATACCACAAGTACCTTCCTGAAGGCTTCTACATTTCAAGATGGCGG GAGCCTGGACGAGCAGAGGCTGATTTTGGGCGCTTTGATGCCAAAACAGTTGTGAGGAACATTTACATCTTCTTTTCAAGAGGTGAAATACCAATAGCTGCAGAAAACCAGGAGATTATGGATTTGGTGGATCCATCTACTCCTCTGCCTCCTTGGTTCACCGAGGAAGATCTTGCAGCTTATGGAGCTTTGTATGAGAAATCTGGATTCCGAAATACATTACAAGTTCCATACAG ATCATTGGGTGAAGACTTCGAGATTCCCGATCCAACACTTGAAGTTCCAGTACTACTTATAATTGGTGTTAAGGACTATTTCCTCAAATTTCCAGGAATAGGGGACTACATGAAGAGTGAAAAGGTGAAAGAGTTCGTACCTGATTTGGAGATCACATATTTGCTGGAAGGAACCCATTTTGTTCATGAGCAGTCGCCTGACGAGGTTAAACAGCTAATACTCTCCTTCCTTGGCAAGCATGTTTGA
- the LOC122275831 gene encoding bifunctional epoxide hydrolase 2-like isoform X2 has protein sequence MDQIHHKFVDVRGLKLHYADIGSGPSTVVFLHGFPEIWYTRRHQMVAVANAGFRAIAPDYRGYGLSDTPAEPEKASFADLKADLLAILDALELDKVFLIGKDFGARPTYLFAIFHPERVLGVVSIGVPYKPPGPSTYHKYLPEGFYISRWREPGRAEADFGRFDAKTVVRNIYIFFSRGEIPIAAENQEIMDLVDPSTPLPPWFTEEDLAAYGALYEKSGFRNTLQVPYRSIYDCRKKCPVPAKSTELLTC, from the exons ATGGACCAAATCCACCACAAGTTCGTGGACGTACGAGGACTCAAGCTCCACTACGCAGACATTGGATCCG GTCCTAGCACCGTTGTGTTCCTGCACGGATTTCCGGAGATATGGTACACGAGGCGCCACCAGATGGTCGCCGTAGCCAACGCCGGCTTCCGGGCGATCGCTCCCGATTACAGAGGTTACGGACTCTCCGACACGCCTGCCGAACCCGAAAAGGCTTCCTTTGCTGACCTTAAGGCTGATTTGCTTGCCATTCTTGATGCCCTCGAACTTGACAAG GTTTTTCTTATCGGAAAGGATTTTGGAGCTCGGCCTACCTACTTGTTTGCCATTTTCCACCCGGAGAGGGTCTTGGGAGTTGTAAGCATTGGAGTGCCATATAAACCCCCAGGCCCCTCTACATACCACAAGTACCTTCCTGAAGGCTTCTACATTTCAAGATGGCGG GAGCCTGGACGAGCAGAGGCTGATTTTGGGCGCTTTGATGCCAAAACAGTTGTGAGGAACATTTACATCTTCTTTTCAAGAGGTGAAATACCAATAGCTGCAGAAAACCAGGAGATTATGGATTTGGTGGATCCATCTACTCCTCTGCCTCCTTGGTTCACCGAGGAAGATCTTGCAGCTTATGGAGCTTTGTATGAGAAATCTGGATTCCGAAATACATTACAAGTTCCATACAG GTCTATCTATGATTGCCGTAAGAAGTGCCCAGTCCCTGCAAAATCCACAGAGTTGTTAACTTGTTAG
- the LOC122275829 gene encoding uncharacterized protein At4g19900-like: protein MPFNFLRSCSSQFPTTLTLKGTALELLLTKPTFDQSSTTMYECPATKPSEPFLLCLLHQLQDLKRSILALLFCLPTSLFALLLLLLLLYNGFSVFYLHLPFPAKSPSVPANFSPVITAGEPMRKWSSLSTASSSSSSKLASSVMYATKEENPPVILKTQLPLFRKSRISILPLTNSTFSRPRRARKHKRKLKSVPFEARSSPFPVRIAEFFAGNSTNSCKFRFFMTRISLKSFGDREVLAMESLFNSHPNACLVIVSNSMKSRRGSRILRPFLDNGFRVMAIDPDYDYIFKDTHAEAWFDGLRKGNVDPGEVSLGQNLSNLLRLALLYKFGGIYIDTDIIVLKSFSKLRNVIGAQTIDLETGNWSRLNNAVLIFDKNHPLLYKFIEEFALTFDGNKWGHNGPYLVSRVVSRLVGRPGFNFTVLPPSAFYPVDWSRIRSLFRGPRDELHSKWMHKKLRQIQSRSLAVHLWNRQSRNLEVEKGSIISHIESDCCIFCNSALSSL from the coding sequence ATGCCTTTCAACTTCCTCCGCAGTTGCTCTTCTCAGTTTCCCACCACCCTAACACTAAAGGGAACCGCACTCGAACTTCTTTTGACAAAGCCTACTTTTGATCAATCAAGCACGACCATGTACGAATGCCCCGCCACCAAACCCTCTGAGCCATtccttctttgtcttcttcaccAGTTGCAGGACCTCAAGAGATCCATCCTTGCTCTTCTCTTTTGCTTGCCCACCTCGCTTTTCgctctccttcttcttctcctcttgcTCTACAATGGCTTCTCTGTCTTCTACCTTCATCTCCCTTTTCCTGCCAAGTCCCCATCCGTACCCGCCAATTTCTCTCCTGTAATTACCGCCGGCGagcccatgagaaaatggtcttcTTTATCGACTGCTTCCTCGTCCTCTTCTTCAAAGCTAGCTTCTTCAGTAATGTATGCTACGAAAGAAGAAAACCCACCCGTGAttttgaagactcagttgcccCTTTTTCGCAAATCACGCATTTCGATCCTACCCCTCACCAATTCTACGTTTTCCAGGCCGAGACGGGCCCGGAAGCACAAGCGCAAGCTCAAGAGTGTGCCCTTCGAAGCTCGGTCCAGTCCTTTTCCAGTAAGAATCGCTGAGTTCTTCGCTGGGAATTCTACCAATTCCTGTAAGTTTCGGTTCTTTATGACTAGGATTTCGTTGAAGTCATTTGGTGATAGAGAAGTGTTAGCCATGGAGAGCTTGTTTAACTCTCACCCAAACGCTTGTTTGGTCATAGTCTCAAACTCAATGAAATCAAGAAGAGGAAGTCGAATTCTTAGACCATTTTTAGATAATGGGTTTCGAGTAATGGCTATTGATCCGGATTACGACTATATATTCAAGGATACTCATGCGGAAGCGTGGTTTGATGGGTTAAGGAAAGGGAACGTGGATCCTGGCGAAGTTTCTTTGGGTCAGAATCTCTCCAATTTGCTCAGGCTTGCTTTGTTGTATAAGTTTGGAGGCATTTATATAGACACAGATATTATAGTGTTAAAGAGCTTCTCGAAGTTGAGAAATGTAATCGGTGCTCAGACAATTGATCTTGAAACTGGGAATTGGAGCCGATTGAACAATGCTGTGCTGATATTCGACAAGAATCATCCACTACTTTACAAATTCATTGAAGAATTTGCGCTAACCTTCGACGGGAACAAATGGGGGCACAATGGCCCTTACTTAGTCTCGAGGGTTGTTTCCAGGCTTGTTGGAAGGCCTGGATTTAATTTCACGGTGTTGCCACCTTCGGCATTTTATCCGGTTGACTGGAGTAGGATTCGAAGTCTATTTCGGGGGCCAAGAGACGAGCTGCATTCAAAATGGATGCATAAAAAGTTGAGGCAGATTCAGTCCAGAAGTTTGGCTGTTCACTTGTGGAATAGGCAGAGCAGGAACCTAGAGGTTGAAAAGGGAAGCATCATCAGTCACATAGAGTCCGATTGTTGTATCTTCTGCAATTCTGCACTTTCCAGTTTGTAA
- the LOC122275830 gene encoding epoxide hydrolase A-like, whose amino-acid sequence MIYIYQKIIFIENQRRVTGGSQFAEMDQIQHKFVDVRGGLKLHLADIGSGPNVVVFLHGFPEIWYTWRHQMIAVANAGFRAIAPDYRGYGLSDTPAEPEKASFADIITDLLAILDALGLDKVFLIAKDFGARPAYLFAIFHPERVLGVVTMGVPHIPPGPSTYHKYLPEGFYISRWQEPGRAEADFGRFDAKTVVRNIYILFSRSEVPIAAENQEIMDLVDPSTPLPPWFTEEDLAAYGALYEKSGFRTALQVPYRSFGEDLKLPDPTVRVPALLIMGVKDYVLKFPGIEDYITSGKVKELVPDLEIIYLPEGTHFVHEQSPDEVNQLILSFVGKHV is encoded by the exons atgatatatatataccaaaaaattatattcatcgaAAACCAGAGGAGAGTAACCGGGGGGAGTCAGTTCGCAGAAATGGACCAAATCCAGCACAAGTTCGTGGACGTACGAGGAGGACTCAAGCTCCACTTAGCAGACATCGGATCTG GTCCTAACGTTGTCGTGTTCCTACACGGATTTCCGGAGATATGGTACACCTGGCGCCACCAGATGATCGCCGTCGCCAACGCCGGCTTCCGGGCGATCGCCCCCGATTACCGTGGGTACGGTCTCTCGGACACGCCTGCCGAACCGGAAAAGGCTTCCTTTGCTGACATTATAACTGATCTGCTTGCCATTCTTGATGCCCTCGGACTTGACAAG GTTTTTCTTATTGCAAAGGATTTTGGAGCTCGGCCTGCCTACTTGTTTGCTATTTTCCACCCGGAAAGGGTATTGGGAGTGGTAACCATGGGAGTGCCACATATCCCCCCAGGACCCTCTACATACCACAAGTACCTTCCTGAAGGCTTCTACATTTCAAGATGGCAG GAGCCTGGACGAGCAGAAGCTGATTTTGGGCGCTTTGATGCTAAAACTGTCGTGAGGAACATTTACATCCTCTTTTCCAGAAGTGAAGTACCAATAGCTGCTGAGAATCAGGAGATCATGGATTTGGTGGACCCATCTACTCCTCTGCCTCCTTGGTTCACTGAGGAAGATCTTGCAGCTTATGGAGCTTTGTATGAGAAATCTGGATTCCGAACTGCATTACAAGTTCCGTACAG ATCATTTGGTGAAGACCTCAAGTTGCCCGATCCAACAGTTAGAGTTCCAGCACTTCTTATAATGGGTGTTAAGGACTATGTCCTAAAATTTCCAGGCATAGAAGACTACATAACGAGTGGAAAGGTGAAAGAGCTCGTCCCTGATTTGGAGATCATATATTTGCCTGAAGGAACCCATTTTGTTCATGAGCAGTCACCTGATGAGGTGAATCAGCTAATACTCTCCTTCGTCGGCAAGCATGTTTGA